AAATATAGAAGTAGAGCACCTGATAAGGACTGGCTCTGATCATGCCCCATTGTTAATGAGTTGTGGATAGGAGGCTATGCAGTTTGTTAAACCATTTAAGTTCCTCAACTTCTGGACTAAAGATGCCACTTTCAAACAAGTGGTCAGGCAGAACTGGGTGGCAGATTTTGTTGATGATCCTTTCTTGATGTTCAAATAGACATTGGAGAGAGTGAAGACAACCCTATCACAATGGAGTAAACTTACTTTTGGAGATATATTCAAACATCAAGCTATTAGGGAGGATATTGTCATGGTTAAGGAGATGCTATTTGAAGAGGAACCTACAGTTGAAAATAGGATTGTGCTGCAACAAGCACAGGCTGAACTGAAAAAGTACTTTAGCATTGAAGAACAGTACTGGAAACAAAAGGCAGGAATGAACTGGTTTGCTGAAGGTGATAGAAACACAAGATTCTTTCACAATTATGTAAATGGAAGGAGGCAGAAACTGAAGATCAAAAGGATCTAGAATACATATGGTAATTGGCTTGAAAGCCAAGATACTATAGGTAATGCTGCATTGGAGTTTTTTCACAAACAATTCATACAAGAAGAGGATAATACAAGCTTTGAATTACTTAATAATGTACCTAGTCTGGTCACTATTGAATAGAACTTGGAATTGTTCAAATTTCCTTCCATGGAAGAAGTCAAGAATGCAGTATTTGCATTGTCTGGTGATAGTGCAAGTGGACCTGATGGGTTCATTGGATTGTTCTACCAACATTGCTGGGaaatcataggagaagacattttCATGCTTCTCCAAGAGTTCTATGTAGGGGCAACATTGCCAGAATCCATAACGCATACTAACCTTGTACTCCTCCCTAAGAAAACACCAGTCCAAACTTTCTCATACTTAAGACCTATAAGTCTAAGTAATTTCATCAACAAGGTATTCTCGAGAGTGTTACATGACAGAATGGAGAAGATACTACCATCTTTGATTTCTCCCAACCAATCAGGCTTTGTGAAAGGAAAGagtatatttgaaaatatattgctCACATAAGAAATTATCTCTGATATAAGATTGAGAGAGAAACCGGCCAATGTGGTAATCAAGATTGATATGGCAAAGGTTATAATAGGGTTTCTTGGAAATATCTTCTGCAAGTGTTGAGGAAAATGGGGtttgctgagcattttatctacATGATAGGGAAATTATTGGACAATAATTCGTACTAAGTACTAATCAATGGACAAGCTTCAGGCTTCTTCAAGTCCAGTAGAGGGGTGAAACAAGGAGATCCTCTATCTCCAGCATTGTTCATTCTATCTGCAGAGGTACTATCAAGATCACTGAATAAACTGTTCTCAGACAAGAATTTCATAGGATTTAGAATGCCAAAGTGGACAGATCCATTAAACCATTTAGCTTATGCAGACGACACAATAATCTTCTCATTTGCTGACCCTTATTCTTTATAGAAAGTGGTTGAAGTGCTCAAACAGTATGAACAGACTTCTGGCCAGTTAATTAACAAGTCAAAGTGCTCTTACTATTTGCATACAAAGGTGGCAAGGAACTTAGCTGATTGTGTTGGTTCAATGACTGGCTTCCAAAAAGGAAACTTCCCATTCACCTACCTAGGGTGTCCAATGTTTTACACAAGGAGAAGGAAGGATTACTATAATGATCTCACTAAGAAGTTCAAGGCAAAACTACACTGTTATAAAGGGAAACTACTATCATTTGGAGGCAAAGCTACTCTTATAACTAGTGTGCTTCAAAGTTTACCTACCCACTTGCTGTCAGTCCTAGATCCTCCAAACAATGTTCTGGAACATCTACACAAGATGTTTTCTATATTCTTCTAGAGTACTAATGAAGAAGGAAGAAGTAGACACTGGACTAAGTGGCTGAAGTTGTGTCTCCCTAAGGAGGAAGGAGGACTAGGTCTGAGGTCCCTATTTGATATATCCAAATAACTGTTTGCAAAATTGTGGTGGAAATTCATAACCTCAAAGTCATTGTGGTCAAACTTCATGTGGAATAAATATTGCAAGAAGCAAATTCCTACCTTGGAGCAATTTAGACAAGGATCCCATGTTTGGAGGAAAATGTTAAAAGCAAGAGAAGAGGTTGAGCATGAAATTCTGTAGCAAATAAATAGGGGTTAACAAGTGTTCGGCAAGAAAATTGGACTGGAATTGGAGCTCTATATCATGTTATCCCCCCCAGAGTTCAACATCAATGAAGATGTGCAAGAGGTGGCAGAATTGATAACAGAGAATGGATGGGATGATCATCTACTAGATCAAACATTCCCAGATGACATAGCTGACCACATAAGGCAAGAAATTTACTTGGACAATACTGATGTCTCCTGGGATACACCTAAATGTAGGCCAACAATTTTAGATAAATTTACATTTGGTAGTGCATGGCACATCTTGAGCCATAGAGAACCAACAAATCACGAACACAAATCACTATGGACTAAAGGTTTACCCTTCAAAATATCTTTTTTCCTATggagattttggagaggaaaggTTCCTACAGATAGCTTATGGAGGAGAAATGGATATCTGATTGTTTCAAAATGTTGGTGTCGCATTCCTCCTCAAGAAGAAACACTGCAACATATTTTTCTTACAAGTTCTACTGCCTCACAAATGTGGAAGGTCTTCTTAAATGCTGTTGGGATTGTGATCAACTTGATACAGATTCGTCAGGTTATTAGAGCCTGGCGGAAAGTTGAGTGTTGTGCTAAGATAAGGCTACTTATCCAGGCTGCTCCGGCCATTATTTCTTGAGAACTTTGGAAGAGAAGGAACACTATAAAGCATGGAGGAACAACTGTCTCCTTTAACAGTTGGTGCATGAGATTAACAAAATACTATACTATCTAGATAAATTAAGGTTTCATTGGGTACAAAATATACCTCTTCTTTGGCCGGATATGATTAAAATTTTTGAAGCCTATAAACCTTATATTATTACCAAAAGAGTTACATGGCAGCTACCTCATGAGAGATGGTGCAAGTGCAACACTGATGGTGCTTCTAGAGGAAATCCAGGACCTAGCTCATATGCGTTTTGTGTTAGGGATGGTGCTGCATATGTGGTTTATGCAAAGGTAGAGGAAATAGGGATTTCAACAAATATGGTGGCAGAGGCAAAGGTAATAATGGAAGGACTGCCATATTGTTTTCAAATACAGCTGCATCCCCTTACCATTGGGACTGAGTCAATGGCTATGAATGAAGATTATCGAATGTGAATGGGAGGTTCCTTGGAGCATTACCAAGGAAGCAAAGAAGATTAAGGAAATTAAGGGGGAATTCAATGTGATCTTTCAGCATGTCCTAAGGGAAGGCAATGCACTGGCAGATTTTCTAGCTAACCTCGTATTTTCTTTTGCAGGTACATTAGAATTCGAATCATTCAATGAATTCCCTACTACTGGTAAGATAATAATCAACCAAGACAAGACTCAAATACCTAATCTGAGGGTTAGGGTCGCAAGAAACAAAGCAACTGAATCATGAATTGTAGTGTTTACATGATGCCTATCAAAGCTGGCCTCATTTTGGGAACTCGACAATTCACATTCATCAAATTACTACATAATATATTAGACATCACATGCTGGTACACCTAGATGAAAATCATTCGAGTCAGTTCTGATCACTTAGCACTAAACATACAGATGTTATTAAAGCTTGGCAATGACATTTTCTTCATAGAAATTCTGGGAGTGACTACAACAACTACTACACTTGAAATGCTGGATGTTGGATGGTTACAAATCActttggataattcttttggacAGCTGATGTACTATGTGGTGTTGTATCAtttctcagtggtattagcattGTACAATGCTCATTCTAAGGTTGGAATGACAACATGTGGGAAACTGCTGTTCAATTGTCCATTCTTTCAGTTTATATATAAACGTGCAAATGTATTCTTCTGTGTATTTCTGGTAAAGTCAAGGCCTCTCACAAGGTTGCTGCTATGAGAAGATGCTCAAATCAGTCGAGACCAGTGTGCAGTACACATACATTTGTTATCAAAGGCTAAGGCTTATGGAGATTTATATTGATGCAACTGTTTGGCAGGCTGTCTTACACCATGCACAACTAGGAATTTCGGTCGCCTTCGAGTCAACTGTCACAACAAGGACGCGGGAACTAAAGTTCAaccaaaataatattatcatGTCCTATGCTCTGTGGTGTAATTGTTGTGGATTCATACTATCCTTCTTCTTTGGATTGCAAAAACTGGTGCCTGGTGAGAGCTTTGTAGGTGCTACATTGAGTATTTTGCAATGGATGTCTGAATTCACATGCATCACTATCATGTGGTCGAGTTTGTTACCACTTTATGTAATAGTTACCCTACAATCTGTTATTGCTAATTATGTAATAATTAGCTTTAACTATTTCCTTTCTTATTCTTCCTTTATTTagacattttgtaatttttggcCCAATTTGGGCTTTATTATATATAATAACTACTAGGTGCATAACCTAGTACTATAGTTGCTCAAAAACAAAGTGAAAAAaataatgatggattcatgtataatagccaacatatgttagaatcacttaccctgatgattttcttgaaaatccctgGAAATATTGCCACAAATCAAGCTCTCTAGGCTAAAAGATGAAAAAAGAGATAAAACCTttgtttttggaaatttaacaCTGCTGCCCAGTTATCCTCTTTCGGAATCGCGTAAAACACATCGCGGAGAACAAATCTACCCAGCTCATAAAACCCTCTTTGTGATCGCGTGAAACAagtcgcgaatgcgatgaccagCTTCCTCAACTTACGCTATCGCATCCAAGGCcatgcaaatgcgaagaacaccGTGTGCCTTAGTATCAGCCTCActttccttatacgcgaacgcTGTCcacctcacgcgttcgcgattcacGATCTCCTCAAACACTGCGATCGCGACCCatacttcgcgaacacgaagggtaaATTTTCATCTACCACAAACTACTCTACGCTATCGCGGCACCTCATCTGCGagcgcgatgaaggaaaccaaacacagaaaaaccagcaatcccaaatcaagaATGTTTGGTCCGAACTCAATTCGAAACACACCTGGGCCcaccgggaccccgtccgaatataccaataagtcttaaaatatgataagaacgtgcttgaggcctcaaatcacatcaaacagtactaaaaccatgaatcgcacatcgattcaagccaaaggaacttatgaacttctaacttctaaaactaatgccgaaacataccaacccaactccgattgacctcaaatttcgcacacaagtaaTAATTGACACAACGGGCCTATTCTAACTTCCAGACCTAAAATCTAGACCCGATATCAATTAAGTCAACTCCCTGTCAAACTTCTAAATCTTTTGAAccttttactttctaattttctccaattcaagccgaAATGGCCTATGGAcatccaaatcaacatccgaacacgctcctaagtccaaaatcactatacgaagctattggaatagtcaaaactccattccggagtcgtctacacaaaagtcaaactccggtcaactcattcaacttaagcttccaactttgggactaagtgtcccatttcactccgaaactcacccgaaccaaaaccaaacaccccggtatgtcacataaccacaatataacatagcgGAGGCAATAAATAGGAAAACTggactaaaatactcaaaatgaccggccgagtcattacatccttatatcaccgcgtgagccttgcatttattatAAAAAACCTTTTTCCCGTAATAGCTCGATgcgctttagcccccttatctcgctGCGTGTGCCTTAAATGAAGTGatttcccttactagcaacacgcgtataaaTCCCCCTTGTCTCGCCGCATGCGCATGAATATCACCacccttataccgccgcatgcgcatcTTATCACtacacaataatcaactctctACCACACGTgaccatatgccacaacattgccaAAAAAACAATACCAATATCTCCACAACACATAGTCCgcggctcaatcacaatgtgtaaaagaatctcaataacaacaaaatgaatgggaaataactcaacaatggaagATACTCCAtgaaacaacaacttcaattaaaacaTGTTAATAGCTCTCAATAACTACAACtttaataactcaacaataaaagatATTTCCATGAAATGACAACTTCAATTCGAATGCATAACACAAACTCAACATTAAAAAAGATAGTATGTATTAGCAACTACGACTatatgcatgagaataactcaacaatgaaggaGATAGCATGTAATAACAACAACTACTAAATGCATACAAGAGTAACCTCGGCAATGAAAAGTAGAACttgtaataacaacttcaattaaagcatataaggaTAAACTTGACAACGAAAGATcgaacaaataataataaattcaattaaatgcttagaagtaacctaagagtctaaacctgTCTATTTTCATATGtaagcccatgtacacactcgtcaccgcatgtacacatctttcacataattcaaaaaGTATAATTAAACACAATCCTATGAggtagttctcccacacaaagttagacaagatacttacctcaactaagccaaatcaacactcaaaatgGCTTTTCCCTTAAACTTCACCTCCgcatggctcaaatctaaccaataatggcttaatatcatcaaataatgcaagataAACCAATTTTGATTAacaaagttaagatctttacgaaattctcaaaaagtcaacaaaagtcaaccctaggcGCGCCCGGTTATAATCCGGGTCCAAGGCtagatcttgactacccataaccccacgagtccatatatgtgttttgttttcaaatccaagttcaattcgactctcaaatttcaaatttttattttttaaaacatagaGATAATTCCCCAAATTTTCTCATTAAATTCCATGGATTGGAGGTTAAATCTCAcaaataatcatgaaatataatttaaaattgatcaaaatcacttacccaatagttgtATGTGAAAATCCCCCCTAAAAATTGCCGcataccgagtctagggttctaaaatatgaaaatggagctaagtcccatttttcTAGCCCTTTTGTTCAGGTGCATAAGTCGgaattgcgacctggggttcgcaaatgcgaacatacaATTACAAATGTGGCACCTGACAAGACTAGAgaaatatcgcaaatgcgacactgacTTCACATTTGCTAAGTCAGTCCCCTTCGGAAATGTGGCCAGATGGTCGCAAATGCAAGATACCCAGCCAAAGGCcacccttcgcaattgcgatcaaggaGTCTCAAATGCGATACCAGAGACCCCCTTCCAACTTCGCAATTGTgatgctggtgctcgcaattgcgataactagAGCAGCAGCGCACCAGCGACCTGGAATGAGTTCAAACAAATTTGAAACacgtccgaaattcacccgagccctcgaggctccatacaagtctaaaaatatcataggaactcactcgcgcgatcaaaacacaaaattaacATCCGAAACCACAAATCAGACATCAAAACgcatgaaattcaaaaggaaactcaagaatctttagaatcacaaccaagcgtccgatttttatcaaaccaactcggaatgacaccaaattttgcagacaaattccaaatagaaaaatggacctattccaagtcccaaaaccaaaataTGAACCTGATAGCCATAAAGCCAACTTACGGTCAAACCTAAGAAATTTCTAAATATTCAAATTGGCAACTTTCGGCATAACAAGtcaatcaacctaggaacctccgaattcaattctagGTCAACATTTCGGGATCATTTTCACAAAAGCCATTCTGGGATcatttttacaaaagtcaaacctaggtcaacatttccaacttaagcttctaagccaagaaccaaagggtccaaatcattccaaaatatCCTCGAAATGAAACTAACCATCCTCGCAAATCCTAAAACCACAAATACATATACGAGAAGCTTCAAAAGGGGAAACATGGCTCCAATAcataaaatgaccggtcaggtcgttacattctcctcttGTAAAAGCAAAGGTTTGTCCTGGAAcgtgcatagagacatacctaaagttcCATAAAGGTGAGGATAACGATTCCGCATGTTGTGGtcggtctcctaggtcgcctcctcgactggttgacccctccattgGACCTCAACTAAAGaaatgctctttgacctcaactttcggacctacctgtccaaaatagccaccggcttctCTACATaaatcaaatccttgtccaattagacttagctgaaatctaacacatgtgatagatcaccataatacttccggatcatggaaacatggaacaccggtgAACTCCCGGTAAGtagggtggcaatgcaagtctgtaggccaccttgCCAACTCTCAAGGATATCAAAAGGGCCGATATACCTAGGTCTAAACtttccttcttcccgaacctcatcacacccttcatgggtgaaactttgAGCAGAACCCTCTCTcccaccatgaatgctacatcATGAGCCCTCTAATTAGCATTACTCTTCTACCTGGACTATGTTGTACAAAACCGagcctgaatcaacttgactttctccaagtcatcccgaaccaaatcagtgccccAACAACATAGCCTCCCCtggctcaaactaaccaactggaGAAGGAAACCGCCTCCCGTAtgaggcctcataaggagccatctgaatactc
The nucleotide sequence above comes from Nicotiana tabacum cultivar K326 chromosome 12, ASM71507v2, whole genome shotgun sequence. Encoded proteins:
- the LOC142167191 gene encoding uncharacterized protein LOC142167191, producing the protein MEEVKNAVFALSGDSASGPDGFIGLFYQHCWEIIGEDIFMLLQEFYVGATLPESITHTNLVLLPKKTPVQTFSYLRPISLSNFINKVFSRVLHDRMEKILPSLISPNQSGFVKGKSFFKSSRGVKQGDPLSPALFILSAEKVVEVLKQYEQTSGQLINKSKCSYYLHTKVARNLADCVGSMTGFQKGNFPFTYLGCPMFYTRRRKDYYNDLTKKFKAKLHCYKGKLLSFGGKATLITSVLQSLPTHLLSVLDPPNNVLEHLHKMFSIFF